A genomic region of Dermacentor andersoni chromosome 9, qqDerAnde1_hic_scaffold, whole genome shotgun sequence contains the following coding sequences:
- the LOC140213294 gene encoding uncharacterized protein, producing MPDRGQGRVHRFRDHVVAGVNWRPTRFVDEVPNSRVCGLCRMIPKETALLPCSHAMCQSCYAAIREGEVGQCPLDQVQFDYSECFGYEFPARLANTLKVYCWNEQHGCEYTGTMDRMLQHYEKECTFHTVECLRCGEGVQHSELPRHYVAGCSAPVSAAITECPPLEPSALTLEDVNAAFEDLKAVLRDASHDRLLSVTQSQLNELTEQARNQEARFAEITRAIGASEFNLKGGMAEMAATISSTVSHQLSFLRNPLRSEKALILRKLKRLADLKPPRQTSSEPDSSNVIAHCSISSSGFRYLTSVLSTEATRIREIGTVDYVLTLKKCEEIIRYPGLRKKFAEIMVWHMRDTYFTVTVFKCCGTYASTLTVEIEFNGMLVDSRCWRPFWHVGVKENSKNVRSLTPRAIPCFCSRYDDSLQHFHFEFYIEIASLKIDNFLRNGTIEFNILLSVSEIENSIKGEP from the exons ATGCCGGATCGGGGACAAGGACGGGTGCACCGTTTTCGAGACCATGTCGTCGCCGGCGTCAACTGGCGACCGACGCGATTCGTCGACGAGGTGCCGAATTCACGTGTGTGCGGCCTCTGCCGGATGATTCCAAAAGAGACGGCGCTCTTGCCGTGCTCCCATGCAATGTGCCAATCTTGCTACGCAGCCATTCGGGAAGGGGAAGTTGGACAGTGTCCACTGGATCAAGTGCAATTCGATTATTCGGAGTGCTTCGGTTATGAATTCCCTGCAAGGTTAGCTAATACCTTGAAG GTGTACTGCTGGAACGAACAGCACGGCTGCGAGTACACGGGCACCATGGACCGCATGCTGCAACACTACGAGAAGGAGTGCACATTTCACACCGTGGAATGTTTGCGATGCGGTGAGGGAGTCCAGCACAGCGAGTTGCCAAGGCACTACGTGGCCGGATGCAGTGCCCCTGTTTCTGCCGCGATCACAGAGTGCCCGCCCTTGGAACCTTCAGCACTGACCCTTGAAGACGTGAACGCTGCCTTTGAAGACCTGAAGGCGGTGTTGAGGGATGCCAGCCATGACCGGTTGCTATCAGTGACACAGAGTCAGTTGAATGAACTTACGGAACAAGCCAGAAACCAGGAAGCTAGGTTCGCTGAGATCACTCGCGCGATCGGAGCATCCGAGTTCAACTTAAAGGGTGGAATGGCTGAAATGGCAGCCACGATCTCATCGACCGTGTCGCACCAGCTGAGTTTTTTGAGAAATCCGTTGCGCTCGGAAAAAGCGCTGATACTTCGAAAGTTGAAACGCTTAGCCGACCTGAAACCCCCGCGGCAAACTTCTTCGGAGCCTGATTCCAGCAATGTAATTGCTCATTGTAGCATTTCCAGCAGTGGTTTTCGGTATTTAACCAGTGTGCTGTCAACGGAAGCCACACGGATTAGAGAAATTGGGACCGTGGATTATGTCCTGACCCTGAAAAAGTGTGAGGAAATTATTCGGTATCCGGGTTTGAGGAAAAAGTTTGCTGAGATTATGGTGTGGCACATGAGGGACACGTACTTTACGGTTACCGTCTTCAAGTGCTGTGGTACTTATGCATCTACTCTCACTGTGGAGATCGAGTTTAACGGGATGCTGGTGGACTCTAGGTGTTGGCGGCCTTTTTGGCACGTGGGCGTGAAGGAAAATTCAAAAAACGTTCGTTCGCTGACTCCCCGTGCCATACCTTGTTTCTGCAGCCGCTATGACGACTCATTGCAACACTTTCACTTCGAATTCTATATTGAAATTGCCTCGCTTAAAATTGACAATTTCCTCCGAAACGGAACGATAGAGTTCAACATTTTGCTCAGCGTTAGCGAAATCGAGAATAGTATCAAAGGAGAACCCTAA